One window from the genome of Schistocerca piceifrons isolate TAMUIC-IGC-003096 chromosome 1, iqSchPice1.1, whole genome shotgun sequence encodes:
- the LOC124796274 gene encoding piggyBac transposable element-derived protein 4-like yields the protein MEDNRDTAGPSEPKKRKTQDTRNVQKLTDAELLRILEESDSETELASEEDGVESSEESDGAEFVLDETVEMAVNPSDREMAEGVVTRDNAADTTVAWEREPVGMINCPFIKNEGLLIQPTENTPLDYFRLLLTDEFLLTVVEETNRNAIELFLSAGTKGQSRINCWKDVTVGELLVFLGVFLHMGNVKMRNLQDYWKKDALFNVKGIADSISRNRFLLILRALHFSENPKQGKPTPSDRLYKIRPVINFFNERMCQVYYPGRELSLDESMILWRGRLLFRQYIKNKKHKYGIKLYILTTPTGMVLKFAVYTGMLDDLGGRGHAQKIVLHLLDEKLNAGHHVYMDNYYNSFALAKLLLDKKTHCTGTLRANRKDTPKEIQEAKLRKGEAVARFAEGVMIGKWRDKREVCYISNAFTNEMVEVETKRKEKKSKPLAIVNYNKFMAGVDRHDQMLSYYLSERKTIRWYKKLFIHVVEMILTNAHALHNKYCGTKMPLQEFRLSIIRALLPRKQVERPVRNPQHVVVKRESNGKSKTPRKKCRSCASRGQRTDTIYECLDCPNKAGYCLNCCVIHHL from the coding sequence atggaagacaatcgtgacacggcgggcccttcagaacctaagaaacgtaaaacacaggacacaagaaacgtacaaaaactaacggatgcggaattattacgaatattagaagaaagcgattcggaaacGGAACTGGCCAGTGAGGAGGACGGCGTGGAATCCAgtgaagagtctgacggagccgagtttgttttagatgagactgtagaaatggcTGTGAATCCTAGCGACAGGGAAATGGCAGAAGGAGTGGTAACAAGAGATAACGCAGCTGATACAACTGTTGCGTGGGAAAGAGAGCCAGTTGGAATGATAAATTGCCCAtttataaaaaatgagggactGCTTATTCAACCGACGGAAAACACTCCCttagattattttcgtcttttgctgacggacgaatttctattgacAGTTGTAGAAGAAACAAATCGAAACGCGATTGAATTATTCCTTTCTGCGGGAACCAAAGGACAATCACGAATAAACTGTTGGAAAGATGTGACTGTTggcgaattgttagtgttcttgggagttttcctgcacatgggaaatgtaaagatgaggaatttgcaggactattggaaaaaggacgctttattcaacgtgaaaggaattgccgatagtatttcacgaaatcgttttctgctaatactacgtgcattacacttttctgaaaatccaaaacaGGGCAAACCAACACCATCCgacaggttgtataaaatacgtcccgttatcaattttttcaatgaaaggatgtgccaagtttactaccctggacgggaactgtctctggacgaatcaatgatcctttggcgtggacgattacttttccgccaatacatcaaaaacaaaaagcacaaatatggcataaagctatatattttgacaactcccactggaatggtcctaaaattcgcggtatacactggcatgctggacgatttaggaggaagaggccatgcgcaaaaaattgttcttcatttactagatgaaaagttgaatgctggtcaccatgtgtacatggacaattactataacagCTTCGCATTGGCAAAGCTGCTCCTGGATAAGAAGACCCACTGCACGGGAACTCTGAGGGCGAATAGGAAGGATACACCCaaggaaatacaggaagcaaaactacgaaaaggtgaagccgttgccagatttgcggaaggagttatgataggtaagtggcgtgataagagggaggtttgctacatttctaatgcatttacaaatgaaatggttgaggttgaaaccaaaagaaaggagaagaaatctaagcccttggccattgtaaactacaataaatttatggcgggagttgatcggcacgatcagatgttatcatattacctctcggaacgcaaaaccatacgctggtacaagaaactttttatccacgttgtggaaatgatactgacaaacgcacatgccctacacaataaatattgtggcacaaaaatgcccctccaagaatttagactcagtattataagagcactattgccacgaaagcaggtagaacggccagtcagaaatccccaacatgttgtggtaaaacgagaatcaaatggaaaatcaaaaacaccgcgaaaaaagtgcagatcatgcgccagccgtggacaacgaacagacacgatttacgagtgcctagattgcccaaataaagcaggatattgtttgaattgttgtgttattCACCACCTCTAA